The nucleotide sequence GCAACGTCCCCTCCTCCCTGTTGAAGCTGGGCACACCCGACGACATCCGGGATTGCGTCAAAAAGCTCATCGACACCGCCGGCGAAGGCGGCGGCTATGTCATGGGCAACGGGGCGTTTTTTGATGAAGCAAAACCGGAAAATGTAAAGGCCATGGTGGACGTCACCAGAGAATACGGGGTATATGGGTAGAGAGGCCTGGGTTTGTTGGGTTCATTGGGTTTATAGCTTGGAGAGGGAAGGTCCTGTCACAAAAATGCCCTGCGTCTCTGCGTCTCTGTGAGAAATTGTTTTCGGTGCCGGCGTGTCCGGGTTAGGAGTGGGTGCATGCTGATTGTGGGCGAGAGGATCAATACCAGTCGTCATGCCGTCAACGAGGCCGTAAACAGCAGGAACGCGGCCGCCATTCAGAGGGAGGTGCGCCTGCAGATAGACGGGGGCGCCGACCTGATCGACGTCAATGCCGGATCCCGGAGGGATTCCGAAGCGGATGACCTGCTCTGGCTGATGGAGGTGATCCAGGGCGATTTTCCGGAGGTCCGGCTCTGTATCGACAGTGCCGATCCGAATGTCATGAATATGGTTCTGGATAAGGTCGGGCTTCCGCCCATGCTCAACTCCACCACCGGCGAAAGGTCCCGGCTGGAGACCATGACCCCGGTTATTCAGAAGAGGCCGTGCGATATCGTGGCCCTCTGCATGGACGATCAGGGGATTCCCAAGAGCGCGGGACAGACAGTGGAGAATGCCGTCCGGCTGGTCTCCTATCTGGAGGGTCTGGGCGTCAATCGGGAAAACATCTACCTGGATCCTGTAATCCAGGCGGTCAGCGCCAATTCCCATGTAGGAATAATGGCCCTGGAGGCCATTGACGGGATCCGGCGCGAACTGGACGGGGTCCACATTATCAGCGGCCTCTCCAATATCTCCTTCGGGCTCCCAAGGCGCCCGCTGGTGAACAGGGCCTTTCTCATACTGGCCCTGAAGGCGGGTCTTGATGCGGCCATCCTGGATCCTTCGGACAGAGGGCTGATGAGCGCCCTGAAGGCCGCCCAGGTCCTCCTGGACCAGGATCCCTGGTGCCAGGCCTATACGCGGGCCTTTCGGGAAGGAAGGCTGGACACATAATCAGAGCGCCCTTTGCGCAATCATCGATTTGAAACATCAGGAGGTTTGAATGGAAGAAATCAGGAAGATACGAACGGTTTGTCGAAGCTGTCACGGGGGATGCGGCGTCATCGCCCATGTGAAAAACGGAAAGGCGATCAAGGTGGAAGGCGATCCGGATTCGCCCATCAGCCATGGATCCATGTGTTCCAAGGGGCTGGCCATCACCCAACTGGCCTACCATCCGGACAGGGTCCTTCACCCCATGAAGAAGACCGGGAAAGGCTGGGAGAGGATCTCCTGGGATGAGGCACTGGATACGGTCACGGAAAAATTTACGCAGGTGAAAGAACAATTCGGGGCCGAGGCCATTGTGATCGGACAGGGGACCGGCCGGGACTTCGAGAGTCATTTTTCCCGGTTCGGCAACCTGCTGGGCACGCCCAACATGATCACTGCCGGGCATATGTGTTATCTCTCCCGGATCGGCGCCACCCTGACCACCTGCGGCAGGCATCCGGCCATTGATTATGAAAACAATCCCAAGTGCATCGTCATGTGGGCCTGTAATCCCCTCTGGACCAATCCGGACGAATACAAGGGGGCGAACTTCTGGCGGGCCTATCAAAATGGGGCCAAGCTGATCGTTATCGACCCGAGAAAGAGTTTTCTCACCAAAAAGGCCGACCTGTGGCTCCAGTTGCGGCCGGGAACGGATGCGGCACTGGCCATGGGATTGCATCACGTGATCATTGAAGAAAGGCTGTACGACCAGGAATTCGTATCCCAGT is from Deltaproteobacteria bacterium and encodes:
- a CDS encoding dihydropteroate synthase, with protein sequence MLIVGERINTSRHAVNEAVNSRNAAAIQREVRLQIDGGADLIDVNAGSRRDSEADDLLWLMEVIQGDFPEVRLCIDSADPNVMNMVLDKVGLPPMLNSTTGERSRLETMTPVIQKRPCDIVALCMDDQGIPKSAGQTVENAVRLVSYLEGLGVNRENIYLDPVIQAVSANSHVGIMALEAIDGIRRELDGVHIISGLSNISFGLPRRPLVNRAFLILALKAGLDAAILDPSDRGLMSALKAAQVLLDQDPWCQAYTRAFREGRLDT